Proteins encoded in a region of the Augochlora pura isolate Apur16 chromosome 4, APUR_v2.2.1, whole genome shotgun sequence genome:
- the Side-iii gene encoding sidestep III isoform X1: MQAVDLNGTNSPLRPSPFGMAIGALAGVAIKLVISGYILAVVVYVNATGNWGKDDDLVATFEVSAVLGSTASLPCDIKPSTREDRVYMVLWFRDDAVKPIYSFDVRGRAFNEALNWSNSTVVGPRAYFMTVTKPATLSLNAVQLDDEGIYRCRVDFKNSPTKNYQVNLTVIVPPHQLLIYNSSGAEVESTVGPSQVGVEFKLSCEVRGGKPTPVVTWLVNEKEVDSITEETEENIVVSKLRIPQLRREHRNTTYKCRASNTNLIPPLEKTVLLEVLLKPLSVKILSKPSILEINKDYSIACETTGSHPRARITWLEGNTVYQNGKSLPVQVIDGGNISVVQSTLVFSPVPDDHGKILKCRGENPALTDAYLEDFFQLNVAFPPKVQLHLGNTLNAEKIKEGDDVYFECKVQANPQHHIITWRHNDGELKQNYSAGIILSAQSLVLQKIGRDNAGNYTCRASNDRGETTSPAVTLRVQFAPVCKAKEVSVIGASLEESVKVRCEVDADPNEVEFVWEFNNSGENLEVPPAKFDGNNGTMSELLYTPLSERDYGALTCWGRNMIGKQEAPCIYQIIPAVKPNPLNNCTIKASLNQSSEILEVECVPGYDGGLRQEFRLEAYEVVTGNLRVNASSISADVPLFRIAVADLLPATHFYLVTYAVNAKGRSEVSLLEDIMLRDSEKHTDSGISMVPLILLLIGCLMAFMVTVLSVMLMMYRRRSAMSITSPVLIEPCMKQPIITPPDSRNNSMLDVTHGDHTYFVEYTLKQVTDYALNNQPDIIQSPQVVTDQEKIKREPQLFLPVRPDTLFAPYDIHKQGLQTNRCSLNPFSAKSWEPISFKTDRTLMKEIIIANSIPGPESCV, translated from the exons ATGCAAGCAGTGGATTTGAACGGAACGAACTCACCCCTCAGACCATCCCCCTTTGGGATGGCAATTGGGGCGCTCGCCGGGGTCGCGATCAAGCTCGTCATCAGCGGGTACATACTCGCCGTGGTCGTCTACGTGAACGCCACCGGCAACTGGGGCAAGGACGATGACTTGG TCGCAACGTTCGAAGTCAGTGCCGTTCTGGGGAGCACCGCTAGTTTGCCTTGTGACATTAAGCCGTCCACGCGGGAGGATCGCGTATACATGGTGCTTTGGTTCCGCGATGACGCGGTGAAACCGATCTACAG CTTCGACGTGCGTGGAAGGGCGTTCAACGAGGCCCTGAACTGGTCGAACAGCACCGTGGTCGGGCCGAGGGCTTACTTCATGACCGTCACGAAGCCGGCCACCCTTTCCCTGAATGCGGTCCAGCTGGACGACGAGGGGATCTACCGTTGCCGGGTGGACTTCAAGAACTCGCCGACGAAGAACTATCAAGTGAATCTCACCGTGATCG TTCCGCCGCACCAGCTTCTAATTTACAACAGCTCCGGGGCGGAGGTGGAGAGCACCGTGGGACCGTCGCAAGTCGGCGTCGAGTTCAAACTGTCCTGCGAAGTCAGAGGAG GTAAGCCGACGCCGGTGGTCACCTGGTTGGTGAACGAGAAGGAAGTGGACAGCATCACGGAGGAGACCGAAGAGAACATAGTGGTCAGCAAGTTGAGGATACCCCAGCTGAGGAGGGAGCACAGGAACACCACGTACAAGTGCAGGGCTTCGAACACGAATCTTATACCTCCGTTGGAGAAAACGGTCCTCTTGGAAGTCCTTC TGAAACCGTTGTCGGTGAAGATCCTGTCTAAGCCGTCGATCctcgaaataaataaggaCTACTCGATCGCCTGCGAGACCACGGGCTCGCATCCTCGGGCTCGGATCACGTGGTTGGAGGGAAACACCGTTTACCAGAACGGCAAA TCTCTGCCCGTGCAGGTAATCGACGGCGGTAACATCTCGGTGGTCCAAAGCACGTTGGTATTCTCGCCGGTCCCGGACGACCACGGGAAGATCCTGAAATGTCGGGGGGAGAACCCGGCACTAACCGACGCGTACTTAGAAGACTTCTTTCAATTAAACGTAGCTT TTCCACCGAAAGTACAATTACACCTGGGCAACACGCTGAACGCGGAGAAGATCAAAGAGGGTGACGACGTCTACTTCGAGTGCAAGGTCCAGGCGAACCCGCAACACCATATAATCACATGGAGACATAAC GACGGCGAGCTGAAGCAAAACTACTCGGCCGGAATAATCTTGAGCGCCCAGAGCCTGGTGCTGCAGAAGATCGGCAGAGACAATGCGGGCAACTATACTTGCCGCGCGAGCAACGATCGCGGCGAGACGACGAGCCCTGCGGTTACTTTGCGAGTACAGT TTGCCCCGGTGTGCAAAGCGAAAGAGGTATCGGTGATCGGCGCCTCGCTGGAGGAGTCCGTGAAAGTCCGCTGCGAGGTGGACGCGGACCCGAACGAGGTGGAGTTCGTCTGGGAGTTCAATAACAGCGGCGAGAACTTGGAGGTCCCGCCGGCGAAGTTCGACGGCAATAATGGGACAATGAGCGAGTTGTTGTACACGCCGTTGTCGGAGAGGGACTACGGCGCGCTAACTTGTTGGGGTAGAAACATGATCGGGAAACAGGAAGCGCCTTGCATCTACCAGATCATTCCTGCGG TGAAGCCGAATCCGCTGAACAACTGCACGATAAAGGCTTCGTTGAACCAAAGTTCCGAGATCCTGGAGGTCGAGTGCGTGCCTGGATACGACGGCGGCCTCAGGCAAGAGTTCCGGCTAGAAGCATACGAGGTGGTCACGGGAAATCTGCGGGTGAACGCGTCCAGCATTTCCGCGGACGTGCCGCTGTTTCGTATCGCCGTGGCGGACCTGCTTCCAGCCACACATTTTTACCTCGTCACGTACGCCGTGAACGCTAAAGGAAGAAGCGAAGTCAGTCTGCTCGAAGACATAATGCTGAGGGACTCTGAGAAGCACACAG ACAGCGGAATCAGCATGGTGCCTCTAATCCTACTTCTCATCGGCTGTTTGATGGCGTTCATGGTCACCGTGTTGTCGGTGATGCTGATGATGTACCGACGAAGAAGCGCGATGAGCATCACCTCTCCGGTGCTGATCGAGCCGTGCATGAAGCAGCCGATAATCACGCCGCCAGACTCGAGGAACAACTCGATGCTCGACGTTACGCACGGCGATCACACGTATTTCGTCGAGTACACGTTGAAACAGGTGACGGATTACGCGCTCAACAATCAACCGGACATCATCCAGTCGCCTCAAG TTGTTACAGATCAGGAGAAGATTAAACGGGAACCACAACTATTTCTACCTGTGAGACCGGACACCCTATTCGCGCCGTACGACATTCACAAACAGGGGCTTCAGACAAACAGATGCAGC TTGAACCCGTTCTCTGCGAAATCCTGGGAGCCCATCAGCTTCAAAACTGATCGCACCCTAATGAAGGAGATCATAATCGCCAACTCTATACCTGGTCCAGAAAGTTGCGTGTAA
- the Side-iii gene encoding sidestep III isoform X2: MQAVDLNGTNSPLRPSPFGMAIGALAGVAIKLVISGYILAVVVYVNATGNWGKDDDLVATFEVSAVLGSTASLPCDIKPSTREDRVYMVLWFRDDAVKPIYSFDVRGRAFNEALNWSNSTVVGPRAYFMTVTKPATLSLNAVQLDDEGIYRCRVDFKNSPTKNYQVNLTVIVPPHQLLIYNSSGAEVESTVGPSQVGVEFKLSCEVRGGKPTPVVTWLVNEKEVDSITEETEENIVVSKLRIPQLRREHRNTTYKCRASNTNLIPPLEKTVLLEVLLKPLSVKILSKPSILEINKDYSIACETTGSHPRARITWLEGNTVYQNGKSLPVQVIDGGNISVVQSTLVFSPVPDDHGKILKCRGENPALTDAYLEDFFQLNVAFPPKVQLHLGNTLNAEKIKEGDDVYFECKVQANPQHHIITWRHNDGELKQNYSAGIILSAQSLVLQKIGRDNAGNYTCRASNDRGETTSPAVTLRVQFAPVCKAKEVSVIGASLEESVKVRCEVDADPNEVEFVWEFNNSGENLEVPPAKFDGNNGTMSELLYTPLSERDYGALTCWGRNMIGKQEAPCIYQIIPAVKPNPLNNCTIKASLNQSSEILEVECVPGYDGGLRQEFRLEAYEVVTGNLRVNASSISADVPLFRIAVADLLPATHFYLVTYAVNAKGRSEVSLLEDIMLRDSEKHTDSGISMVPLILLLIGCLMAFMVTVLSVMLMMYRRRSAMSITSPVLIEPCMKQPIITPPDSRNNSMLDVTHGDHTYFVEYTLKQVTDYALNNQPDIIQSPQDQEKIKREPQLFLPVRPDTLFAPYDIHKQGLQTNRCSLNPFSAKSWEPISFKTDRTLMKEIIIANSIPGPESCV; this comes from the exons ATGCAAGCAGTGGATTTGAACGGAACGAACTCACCCCTCAGACCATCCCCCTTTGGGATGGCAATTGGGGCGCTCGCCGGGGTCGCGATCAAGCTCGTCATCAGCGGGTACATACTCGCCGTGGTCGTCTACGTGAACGCCACCGGCAACTGGGGCAAGGACGATGACTTGG TCGCAACGTTCGAAGTCAGTGCCGTTCTGGGGAGCACCGCTAGTTTGCCTTGTGACATTAAGCCGTCCACGCGGGAGGATCGCGTATACATGGTGCTTTGGTTCCGCGATGACGCGGTGAAACCGATCTACAG CTTCGACGTGCGTGGAAGGGCGTTCAACGAGGCCCTGAACTGGTCGAACAGCACCGTGGTCGGGCCGAGGGCTTACTTCATGACCGTCACGAAGCCGGCCACCCTTTCCCTGAATGCGGTCCAGCTGGACGACGAGGGGATCTACCGTTGCCGGGTGGACTTCAAGAACTCGCCGACGAAGAACTATCAAGTGAATCTCACCGTGATCG TTCCGCCGCACCAGCTTCTAATTTACAACAGCTCCGGGGCGGAGGTGGAGAGCACCGTGGGACCGTCGCAAGTCGGCGTCGAGTTCAAACTGTCCTGCGAAGTCAGAGGAG GTAAGCCGACGCCGGTGGTCACCTGGTTGGTGAACGAGAAGGAAGTGGACAGCATCACGGAGGAGACCGAAGAGAACATAGTGGTCAGCAAGTTGAGGATACCCCAGCTGAGGAGGGAGCACAGGAACACCACGTACAAGTGCAGGGCTTCGAACACGAATCTTATACCTCCGTTGGAGAAAACGGTCCTCTTGGAAGTCCTTC TGAAACCGTTGTCGGTGAAGATCCTGTCTAAGCCGTCGATCctcgaaataaataaggaCTACTCGATCGCCTGCGAGACCACGGGCTCGCATCCTCGGGCTCGGATCACGTGGTTGGAGGGAAACACCGTTTACCAGAACGGCAAA TCTCTGCCCGTGCAGGTAATCGACGGCGGTAACATCTCGGTGGTCCAAAGCACGTTGGTATTCTCGCCGGTCCCGGACGACCACGGGAAGATCCTGAAATGTCGGGGGGAGAACCCGGCACTAACCGACGCGTACTTAGAAGACTTCTTTCAATTAAACGTAGCTT TTCCACCGAAAGTACAATTACACCTGGGCAACACGCTGAACGCGGAGAAGATCAAAGAGGGTGACGACGTCTACTTCGAGTGCAAGGTCCAGGCGAACCCGCAACACCATATAATCACATGGAGACATAAC GACGGCGAGCTGAAGCAAAACTACTCGGCCGGAATAATCTTGAGCGCCCAGAGCCTGGTGCTGCAGAAGATCGGCAGAGACAATGCGGGCAACTATACTTGCCGCGCGAGCAACGATCGCGGCGAGACGACGAGCCCTGCGGTTACTTTGCGAGTACAGT TTGCCCCGGTGTGCAAAGCGAAAGAGGTATCGGTGATCGGCGCCTCGCTGGAGGAGTCCGTGAAAGTCCGCTGCGAGGTGGACGCGGACCCGAACGAGGTGGAGTTCGTCTGGGAGTTCAATAACAGCGGCGAGAACTTGGAGGTCCCGCCGGCGAAGTTCGACGGCAATAATGGGACAATGAGCGAGTTGTTGTACACGCCGTTGTCGGAGAGGGACTACGGCGCGCTAACTTGTTGGGGTAGAAACATGATCGGGAAACAGGAAGCGCCTTGCATCTACCAGATCATTCCTGCGG TGAAGCCGAATCCGCTGAACAACTGCACGATAAAGGCTTCGTTGAACCAAAGTTCCGAGATCCTGGAGGTCGAGTGCGTGCCTGGATACGACGGCGGCCTCAGGCAAGAGTTCCGGCTAGAAGCATACGAGGTGGTCACGGGAAATCTGCGGGTGAACGCGTCCAGCATTTCCGCGGACGTGCCGCTGTTTCGTATCGCCGTGGCGGACCTGCTTCCAGCCACACATTTTTACCTCGTCACGTACGCCGTGAACGCTAAAGGAAGAAGCGAAGTCAGTCTGCTCGAAGACATAATGCTGAGGGACTCTGAGAAGCACACAG ACAGCGGAATCAGCATGGTGCCTCTAATCCTACTTCTCATCGGCTGTTTGATGGCGTTCATGGTCACCGTGTTGTCGGTGATGCTGATGATGTACCGACGAAGAAGCGCGATGAGCATCACCTCTCCGGTGCTGATCGAGCCGTGCATGAAGCAGCCGATAATCACGCCGCCAGACTCGAGGAACAACTCGATGCTCGACGTTACGCACGGCGATCACACGTATTTCGTCGAGTACACGTTGAAACAGGTGACGGATTACGCGCTCAACAATCAACCGGACATCATCCAGTCGCCTCAAG ATCAGGAGAAGATTAAACGGGAACCACAACTATTTCTACCTGTGAGACCGGACACCCTATTCGCGCCGTACGACATTCACAAACAGGGGCTTCAGACAAACAGATGCAGC TTGAACCCGTTCTCTGCGAAATCCTGGGAGCCCATCAGCTTCAAAACTGATCGCACCCTAATGAAGGAGATCATAATCGCCAACTCTATACCTGGTCCAGAAAGTTGCGTGTAA
- the Side-iii gene encoding sidestep III isoform X3, giving the protein MQAVDLNGTNSPLRPSPFGMAIGALAGVAIKLVISGYILAVVVYVNATGNWGKDDDLVATFEVSAVLGSTASLPCDIKPSTREDRVYMVLWFRDDAVKPIYSFDVRGRAFNEALNWSNSTVVGPRAYFMTVTKPATLSLNAVQLDDEGIYRCRVDFKNSPTKNYQVNLTVIVPPHQLLIYNSSGAEVESTVGPSQVGVEFKLSCEVRGGKPTPVVTWLVNEKEVDSITEETEENIVVSKLRIPQLRREHRNTTYKCRASNTNLIPPLEKTVLLEVLLKPLSVKILSKPSILEINKDYSIACETTGSHPRARITWLEGNTVYQNGKVIDGGNISVVQSTLVFSPVPDDHGKILKCRGENPALTDAYLEDFFQLNVAFPPKVQLHLGNTLNAEKIKEGDDVYFECKVQANPQHHIITWRHNDGELKQNYSAGIILSAQSLVLQKIGRDNAGNYTCRASNDRGETTSPAVTLRVQFAPVCKAKEVSVIGASLEESVKVRCEVDADPNEVEFVWEFNNSGENLEVPPAKFDGNNGTMSELLYTPLSERDYGALTCWGRNMIGKQEAPCIYQIIPAVKPNPLNNCTIKASLNQSSEILEVECVPGYDGGLRQEFRLEAYEVVTGNLRVNASSISADVPLFRIAVADLLPATHFYLVTYAVNAKGRSEVSLLEDIMLRDSEKHTDSGISMVPLILLLIGCLMAFMVTVLSVMLMMYRRRSAMSITSPVLIEPCMKQPIITPPDSRNNSMLDVTHGDHTYFVEYTLKQVTDYALNNQPDIIQSPQVVTDQEKIKREPQLFLPVRPDTLFAPYDIHKQGLQTNRCSLNPFSAKSWEPISFKTDRTLMKEIIIANSIPGPESCV; this is encoded by the exons ATGCAAGCAGTGGATTTGAACGGAACGAACTCACCCCTCAGACCATCCCCCTTTGGGATGGCAATTGGGGCGCTCGCCGGGGTCGCGATCAAGCTCGTCATCAGCGGGTACATACTCGCCGTGGTCGTCTACGTGAACGCCACCGGCAACTGGGGCAAGGACGATGACTTGG TCGCAACGTTCGAAGTCAGTGCCGTTCTGGGGAGCACCGCTAGTTTGCCTTGTGACATTAAGCCGTCCACGCGGGAGGATCGCGTATACATGGTGCTTTGGTTCCGCGATGACGCGGTGAAACCGATCTACAG CTTCGACGTGCGTGGAAGGGCGTTCAACGAGGCCCTGAACTGGTCGAACAGCACCGTGGTCGGGCCGAGGGCTTACTTCATGACCGTCACGAAGCCGGCCACCCTTTCCCTGAATGCGGTCCAGCTGGACGACGAGGGGATCTACCGTTGCCGGGTGGACTTCAAGAACTCGCCGACGAAGAACTATCAAGTGAATCTCACCGTGATCG TTCCGCCGCACCAGCTTCTAATTTACAACAGCTCCGGGGCGGAGGTGGAGAGCACCGTGGGACCGTCGCAAGTCGGCGTCGAGTTCAAACTGTCCTGCGAAGTCAGAGGAG GTAAGCCGACGCCGGTGGTCACCTGGTTGGTGAACGAGAAGGAAGTGGACAGCATCACGGAGGAGACCGAAGAGAACATAGTGGTCAGCAAGTTGAGGATACCCCAGCTGAGGAGGGAGCACAGGAACACCACGTACAAGTGCAGGGCTTCGAACACGAATCTTATACCTCCGTTGGAGAAAACGGTCCTCTTGGAAGTCCTTC TGAAACCGTTGTCGGTGAAGATCCTGTCTAAGCCGTCGATCctcgaaataaataaggaCTACTCGATCGCCTGCGAGACCACGGGCTCGCATCCTCGGGCTCGGATCACGTGGTTGGAGGGAAACACCGTTTACCAGAACGGCAAA GTAATCGACGGCGGTAACATCTCGGTGGTCCAAAGCACGTTGGTATTCTCGCCGGTCCCGGACGACCACGGGAAGATCCTGAAATGTCGGGGGGAGAACCCGGCACTAACCGACGCGTACTTAGAAGACTTCTTTCAATTAAACGTAGCTT TTCCACCGAAAGTACAATTACACCTGGGCAACACGCTGAACGCGGAGAAGATCAAAGAGGGTGACGACGTCTACTTCGAGTGCAAGGTCCAGGCGAACCCGCAACACCATATAATCACATGGAGACATAAC GACGGCGAGCTGAAGCAAAACTACTCGGCCGGAATAATCTTGAGCGCCCAGAGCCTGGTGCTGCAGAAGATCGGCAGAGACAATGCGGGCAACTATACTTGCCGCGCGAGCAACGATCGCGGCGAGACGACGAGCCCTGCGGTTACTTTGCGAGTACAGT TTGCCCCGGTGTGCAAAGCGAAAGAGGTATCGGTGATCGGCGCCTCGCTGGAGGAGTCCGTGAAAGTCCGCTGCGAGGTGGACGCGGACCCGAACGAGGTGGAGTTCGTCTGGGAGTTCAATAACAGCGGCGAGAACTTGGAGGTCCCGCCGGCGAAGTTCGACGGCAATAATGGGACAATGAGCGAGTTGTTGTACACGCCGTTGTCGGAGAGGGACTACGGCGCGCTAACTTGTTGGGGTAGAAACATGATCGGGAAACAGGAAGCGCCTTGCATCTACCAGATCATTCCTGCGG TGAAGCCGAATCCGCTGAACAACTGCACGATAAAGGCTTCGTTGAACCAAAGTTCCGAGATCCTGGAGGTCGAGTGCGTGCCTGGATACGACGGCGGCCTCAGGCAAGAGTTCCGGCTAGAAGCATACGAGGTGGTCACGGGAAATCTGCGGGTGAACGCGTCCAGCATTTCCGCGGACGTGCCGCTGTTTCGTATCGCCGTGGCGGACCTGCTTCCAGCCACACATTTTTACCTCGTCACGTACGCCGTGAACGCTAAAGGAAGAAGCGAAGTCAGTCTGCTCGAAGACATAATGCTGAGGGACTCTGAGAAGCACACAG ACAGCGGAATCAGCATGGTGCCTCTAATCCTACTTCTCATCGGCTGTTTGATGGCGTTCATGGTCACCGTGTTGTCGGTGATGCTGATGATGTACCGACGAAGAAGCGCGATGAGCATCACCTCTCCGGTGCTGATCGAGCCGTGCATGAAGCAGCCGATAATCACGCCGCCAGACTCGAGGAACAACTCGATGCTCGACGTTACGCACGGCGATCACACGTATTTCGTCGAGTACACGTTGAAACAGGTGACGGATTACGCGCTCAACAATCAACCGGACATCATCCAGTCGCCTCAAG TTGTTACAGATCAGGAGAAGATTAAACGGGAACCACAACTATTTCTACCTGTGAGACCGGACACCCTATTCGCGCCGTACGACATTCACAAACAGGGGCTTCAGACAAACAGATGCAGC TTGAACCCGTTCTCTGCGAAATCCTGGGAGCCCATCAGCTTCAAAACTGATCGCACCCTAATGAAGGAGATCATAATCGCCAACTCTATACCTGGTCCAGAAAGTTGCGTGTAA
- the Side-iii gene encoding sidestep III isoform X4: MQAVDLNGTNSPLRPSPFGMAIGALAGVAIKLVISGYILAVVVYVNATGNWGKDDDLVATFEVSAVLGSTASLPCDIKPSTREDRVYMVLWFRDDAVKPIYSFDVRGRAFNEALNWSNSTVVGPRAYFMTVTKPATLSLNAVQLDDEGIYRCRVDFKNSPTKNYQVNLTVIVPPHQLLIYNSSGAEVESTVGPSQVGVEFKLSCEVRGGKPTPVVTWLVNEKEVDSITEETEENIVVSKLRIPQLRREHRNTTYKCRASNTNLIPPLEKTVLLEVLLKPLSVKILSKPSILEINKDYSIACETTGSHPRARITWLEGNTVYQNGKVIDGGNISVVQSTLVFSPVPDDHGKILKCRGENPALTDAYLEDFFQLNVAFPPKVQLHLGNTLNAEKIKEGDDVYFECKVQANPQHHIITWRHNDGELKQNYSAGIILSAQSLVLQKIGRDNAGNYTCRASNDRGETTSPAVTLRVQFAPVCKAKEVSVIGASLEESVKVRCEVDADPNEVEFVWEFNNSGENLEVPPAKFDGNNGTMSELLYTPLSERDYGALTCWGRNMIGKQEAPCIYQIIPAVKPNPLNNCTIKASLNQSSEILEVECVPGYDGGLRQEFRLEAYEVVTGNLRVNASSISADVPLFRIAVADLLPATHFYLVTYAVNAKGRSEVSLLEDIMLRDSEKHTDSGISMVPLILLLIGCLMAFMVTVLSVMLMMYRRRSAMSITSPVLIEPCMKQPIITPPDSRNNSMLDVTHGDHTYFVEYTLKQVTDYALNNQPDIIQSPQDQEKIKREPQLFLPVRPDTLFAPYDIHKQGLQTNRCSLNPFSAKSWEPISFKTDRTLMKEIIIANSIPGPESCV, from the exons ATGCAAGCAGTGGATTTGAACGGAACGAACTCACCCCTCAGACCATCCCCCTTTGGGATGGCAATTGGGGCGCTCGCCGGGGTCGCGATCAAGCTCGTCATCAGCGGGTACATACTCGCCGTGGTCGTCTACGTGAACGCCACCGGCAACTGGGGCAAGGACGATGACTTGG TCGCAACGTTCGAAGTCAGTGCCGTTCTGGGGAGCACCGCTAGTTTGCCTTGTGACATTAAGCCGTCCACGCGGGAGGATCGCGTATACATGGTGCTTTGGTTCCGCGATGACGCGGTGAAACCGATCTACAG CTTCGACGTGCGTGGAAGGGCGTTCAACGAGGCCCTGAACTGGTCGAACAGCACCGTGGTCGGGCCGAGGGCTTACTTCATGACCGTCACGAAGCCGGCCACCCTTTCCCTGAATGCGGTCCAGCTGGACGACGAGGGGATCTACCGTTGCCGGGTGGACTTCAAGAACTCGCCGACGAAGAACTATCAAGTGAATCTCACCGTGATCG TTCCGCCGCACCAGCTTCTAATTTACAACAGCTCCGGGGCGGAGGTGGAGAGCACCGTGGGACCGTCGCAAGTCGGCGTCGAGTTCAAACTGTCCTGCGAAGTCAGAGGAG GTAAGCCGACGCCGGTGGTCACCTGGTTGGTGAACGAGAAGGAAGTGGACAGCATCACGGAGGAGACCGAAGAGAACATAGTGGTCAGCAAGTTGAGGATACCCCAGCTGAGGAGGGAGCACAGGAACACCACGTACAAGTGCAGGGCTTCGAACACGAATCTTATACCTCCGTTGGAGAAAACGGTCCTCTTGGAAGTCCTTC TGAAACCGTTGTCGGTGAAGATCCTGTCTAAGCCGTCGATCctcgaaataaataaggaCTACTCGATCGCCTGCGAGACCACGGGCTCGCATCCTCGGGCTCGGATCACGTGGTTGGAGGGAAACACCGTTTACCAGAACGGCAAA GTAATCGACGGCGGTAACATCTCGGTGGTCCAAAGCACGTTGGTATTCTCGCCGGTCCCGGACGACCACGGGAAGATCCTGAAATGTCGGGGGGAGAACCCGGCACTAACCGACGCGTACTTAGAAGACTTCTTTCAATTAAACGTAGCTT TTCCACCGAAAGTACAATTACACCTGGGCAACACGCTGAACGCGGAGAAGATCAAAGAGGGTGACGACGTCTACTTCGAGTGCAAGGTCCAGGCGAACCCGCAACACCATATAATCACATGGAGACATAAC GACGGCGAGCTGAAGCAAAACTACTCGGCCGGAATAATCTTGAGCGCCCAGAGCCTGGTGCTGCAGAAGATCGGCAGAGACAATGCGGGCAACTATACTTGCCGCGCGAGCAACGATCGCGGCGAGACGACGAGCCCTGCGGTTACTTTGCGAGTACAGT TTGCCCCGGTGTGCAAAGCGAAAGAGGTATCGGTGATCGGCGCCTCGCTGGAGGAGTCCGTGAAAGTCCGCTGCGAGGTGGACGCGGACCCGAACGAGGTGGAGTTCGTCTGGGAGTTCAATAACAGCGGCGAGAACTTGGAGGTCCCGCCGGCGAAGTTCGACGGCAATAATGGGACAATGAGCGAGTTGTTGTACACGCCGTTGTCGGAGAGGGACTACGGCGCGCTAACTTGTTGGGGTAGAAACATGATCGGGAAACAGGAAGCGCCTTGCATCTACCAGATCATTCCTGCGG TGAAGCCGAATCCGCTGAACAACTGCACGATAAAGGCTTCGTTGAACCAAAGTTCCGAGATCCTGGAGGTCGAGTGCGTGCCTGGATACGACGGCGGCCTCAGGCAAGAGTTCCGGCTAGAAGCATACGAGGTGGTCACGGGAAATCTGCGGGTGAACGCGTCCAGCATTTCCGCGGACGTGCCGCTGTTTCGTATCGCCGTGGCGGACCTGCTTCCAGCCACACATTTTTACCTCGTCACGTACGCCGTGAACGCTAAAGGAAGAAGCGAAGTCAGTCTGCTCGAAGACATAATGCTGAGGGACTCTGAGAAGCACACAG ACAGCGGAATCAGCATGGTGCCTCTAATCCTACTTCTCATCGGCTGTTTGATGGCGTTCATGGTCACCGTGTTGTCGGTGATGCTGATGATGTACCGACGAAGAAGCGCGATGAGCATCACCTCTCCGGTGCTGATCGAGCCGTGCATGAAGCAGCCGATAATCACGCCGCCAGACTCGAGGAACAACTCGATGCTCGACGTTACGCACGGCGATCACACGTATTTCGTCGAGTACACGTTGAAACAGGTGACGGATTACGCGCTCAACAATCAACCGGACATCATCCAGTCGCCTCAAG ATCAGGAGAAGATTAAACGGGAACCACAACTATTTCTACCTGTGAGACCGGACACCCTATTCGCGCCGTACGACATTCACAAACAGGGGCTTCAGACAAACAGATGCAGC TTGAACCCGTTCTCTGCGAAATCCTGGGAGCCCATCAGCTTCAAAACTGATCGCACCCTAATGAAGGAGATCATAATCGCCAACTCTATACCTGGTCCAGAAAGTTGCGTGTAA
- the Med6 gene encoding mediator complex subunit 6 has translation MLSGRPPVTENPLGLSWHDSAWIPVLNPNNIMDYFSERSNPFYDRTCNNETVKMQRASPEQLQNMTGLEYILLHVQEPILYVIRKQHRHSPTVAAPLADYYIIAGVVYQAPDLASVVSSRLLSTVHHLQSAFEEASSCSRYHPSKGYYWDFKNGKALAAKKETPVREEPSSLFQRQRVDMLLAELIRKFPLPAPKPVHQPIESSIEIKQEVKVEKKDMKPPPEKKPKVN, from the exons ATGTTGTCAGGCAGGCCTCCTGTGACAG aaaatccTTTGGGACTTTCTTGGCATGATAGTGCGTGGATTCCTGTGTTAAACCCAAACAACATAATGGATTACTTTTCTGAAAGAAGTAATCCATTTTATGACAGAACGTGCAATAATGAAACTGTTAAAATGCAACGTGCCAGTCCTGAGCAATTACA AAATATGACAGGACTGGAATATATTCTTCTGCACGTTCAAGAAcctattttatatgttattagaaAACAGCATCGACATTCTCCCACTGTAGCAGCACCACTTGCcgactattatattattgctgGTGTTGTGTATCAAGCACCTGATTTAGCATCTGTTGTTAGCTCCAGAttg TTGTCCACAGTGCATCATCTGCAATCTGCTTTTGAAGAAGCTAGCTCGTGTTCTCGATATCATCCTAGCAAAGGATACTACTGGGATTTCAAGAATGGCAAAGCACTGGCAGCAAAGAAAGAAACTCCTGTTCGTGAGGAACCTAGTTCACTGTTCCAACGTCAAAGAGTGGACATGTTACTAGCCGAGCTCATTCGGAAATTCCCATTACCTGCTCCAAAGCCTGTACATCAACCCATAGAATCTT CCATAGAGATCAAGCAAGAAGTGAAAGTCGAGAAGAAAGACATGAAACCCCCACCAGAAAAGAAGCCAAAAGTTAACTAG